TCAAATTGTTATCAAAGTATTTAATAATGGCTTATGCGATCATTTTGTTCTgtgtttatgtttgtttttcacTCTAATTCTTTATCTATTGGTCTCCaatcattttatatgtttaattatgtTTCATAGACCTATCATTAGTACTTCAGCAAAATTTTACATGAAGAAACTACATTCACTATATCACATCCAATTATAATCCGTGTACTACTTATTCATAAGCCGAAACAATTTCACTCTCAATTATCACATTGCTTCTCTTGCAGTATGTCGGAGCCCCCCTTTGTTTCCAGAGAGAGGCTGCTGAAGTACCAGCAGTATTTTCGAAATGTTCACAAGCATACCTACTTGAAAGGACGCTACGATATGATTACATCGGTGGCCATCCCTGCCGCCTTGACTGCAACGAGCCTCTATCTCATTGTAAGTCATTAATCAATTGCTCTTTTCGTCGATCTTTCATGTACACATCTCACTCTTACAACCTTACCATGTACATATACTGAATGAGCAGGGGAGAGGCATCTACAACATGTCATATGGGATTGGGAAGAAGGAATGAGGAGAAACTCTTCTCTTGTTCATTAAAGTTCACTGTTTGGAATCCAAACCTAAAAACTGTTTCAACATTTTGACTGTGGCCCTTTGTCCATTATGTGTGTCTTGTTATGTGTTcttgtattaatttttcatcAGGAGTTTGCTTGTTCAAAATGTCTGTTTAATTAAAATCTCTCTTTCTCAAAGCTTCTTTGAAATTCCTGTTGCAATTGAAGCTCTTATGTTGcatagggatggcaataatccCCAAATCCGATCCGATCCGACTCGACTCAAGTTTGATGGAAAAAATCCGATTAACTAGGTTTTGGGTCATGTTTAGGTAAAACCTGGTTGATGTAAAGTGGGTGTACctaatacaaaatttaattaacaaatatactcaattatatatattcaattttttttttgttagggttttttaaATTCCTACTCTATGGTGTTGAATTTGTCAATATTGTGTTGGTTTTGAATgtctattttcaatttttacttTATGCCGTtcattcgaaaaaaaaattatgattttggattgagatttttaatttttacttggtattttaattttagtttaaatagttttaaatagGGTCATAACGTGCCGGGTACCTGATTACTTGTTTGATGCGGGTGTGAATTGGGATTTTAAAAACCGGTCAAATTTGGGTTCAAGTTTGAATTCGAGTATGAGGGATAGTGGGTGCGGATTCTGGTATGGTAAAATCTGCACCTAACTCATTGCCACCCCCTAATGTGGTAAGATAAACGTCTCCCATAAATTATTCGTCCtaattgttaaaattttgaatagttGCTACTTAATATTAATACGAAAAGTCTTGAGTTCTAACTTATTATTATGCTTCACTGTGCGACATGATAACATCCATACCCTCATTCTCTGAGAAAAGGATGCCGCATTATGTTGACAGTTCCGTTCAGTCTCACTCACGTGGACTTCACGTGGTCAACAGACCCCAACTTGGCCATTCCGGGCTGTCTTTTGGGACCCACTTCAAATATTGTATCTCCCAAGTAGTTTATggatttacatttttttttttttaaatgtgataAAGCACAATTAATCACATCTGTTCATATTAGCGGATAATTGATTGTTCAATCTGTGTGATTTCATTTAACAAAACAGGGGTTTGATctacaaatttatatttataatgagAATTTATCATCATCGCAATGGAATTGATTTCATTGAACTAAAAAtcatttgatttatataaattatatcattttcAGTAACTAGTAAATTGattgcatgaaaaaaatcttctactaaaaactaataataagaagaatcaaAGACCAAAAAGATGAAattgtgttttgttttcttattaaaagATTGATAGATGGAAGAATAACAATCTATGAGTGGAAGAACAAGTTGGTTTTCTAGTGAAAGATACTAAGAGCATGAAGATATAACTCAAATCATGGAAGTTGAATGAATGTCAGATAGAGAATCCAATAAAAGAAGCTTGACAAATAAAATGGTTGGAACTTCTCAAATTGCCTTTCTTAATCAAACAGGGAACTTTTCAATCCAATAGTTTTGTGAAAGGGATCAAGTGGAACTCTCTGTGTTTGTTCCTTTCTTGCTTTTGGTTTCTTCAAGCCTCTGGGATATGGTTGGatctttctttttaaagaaaatcaaaattaaaaaaaaaatatgagaattaattcatgaataaatattatatattgtgattttaatatttgtttgtaAATTATAACAAGTTACCAATGGTTATTTGGTCTATTGATATCAGGT
The DNA window shown above is from Dioscorea cayenensis subsp. rotundata cultivar TDr96_F1 chromosome 12, TDr96_F1_v2_PseudoChromosome.rev07_lg8_w22 25.fasta, whole genome shotgun sequence and carries:
- the LOC120273371 gene encoding uncharacterized protein LOC120273371 → MSEPPFVSRERLLKYQQYFRNVHKHTYLKGRYDMITSVAIPAALTATSLYLIGRGIYNMSYGIGKKE